In Pseudomonas fakonensis, one DNA window encodes the following:
- the metK gene encoding methionine adenosyltransferase, with the protein MSEYSLFTSESVSEGHPDKIADQISDAVLDAIIAQDKYARVACETLVKTGVAIIAGEVTTSAWVDLEDLVRKVIIDIGYNSSDVGFDGATCAVMNIIGKQSVDIAQGVDRSKPEDQGAGDQGLMFGYASNETEVLMPAPICFSHRLVERQAEARKSGLLPWLRPDAKSQVTCRYEDGKVVGIDAVVLSTQHNPEVSLKDLQEAVMELIVKHTLPAELLHKGTQYHINPTGNFIIGGPVGDCGLTGRKIIVDSYGGMARHGGGAFSGKDPSKVDRSAAYAGRYVAKNIVAAGLAERCEIQVSYAIGVAQPTSISINTFGTGKVSDDKIIQLVRECFDLRPYAITTMLDLLHPMYQETAAYGHFGREPQQKTVGDDTFTTFTWERTDRAAALRDAAGL; encoded by the coding sequence ATGAGCGAATACTCCCTTTTCACCTCCGAGTCCGTGTCCGAAGGGCATCCGGACAAGATCGCCGACCAGATTTCCGACGCGGTACTGGACGCCATCATCGCCCAGGACAAATACGCCCGCGTGGCCTGTGAAACCCTGGTCAAGACCGGTGTCGCCATCATCGCCGGCGAAGTCACCACCTCGGCCTGGGTCGACCTGGAAGACCTGGTGCGCAAGGTCATCATCGACATCGGCTACAACAGCTCCGACGTCGGCTTCGACGGCGCCACTTGCGCCGTGATGAACATCATCGGCAAGCAGTCGGTGGACATCGCCCAAGGCGTCGACCGCTCCAAGCCGGAAGACCAGGGCGCCGGTGACCAGGGCCTGATGTTCGGCTACGCCAGCAACGAAACCGAAGTGCTGATGCCTGCGCCGATCTGCTTCTCGCACCGCCTGGTCGAGCGCCAGGCCGAAGCGCGTAAGTCCGGCCTGCTGCCATGGCTGCGCCCGGATGCCAAGTCGCAGGTCACCTGCCGCTACGAAGACGGCAAGGTCGTCGGTATCGACGCGGTTGTACTGTCGACCCAGCACAACCCTGAGGTCTCGCTCAAAGACCTGCAGGAAGCGGTGATGGAACTGATCGTCAAGCACACCCTGCCCGCCGAGCTGCTGCACAAGGGCACCCAGTACCACATCAACCCGACCGGCAACTTCATCATCGGTGGCCCGGTGGGCGACTGCGGCCTGACCGGCCGCAAGATCATCGTCGACTCCTACGGCGGCATGGCTCGCCACGGTGGCGGCGCGTTCTCCGGCAAGGACCCGTCCAAGGTCGACCGTTCGGCAGCCTACGCCGGCCGTTACGTAGCCAAGAACATCGTTGCTGCCGGCCTTGCCGAGCGCTGCGAGATCCAGGTGTCCTACGCCATCGGCGTGGCCCAGCCGACCTCCATCTCGATCAACACCTTCGGCACCGGCAAGGTTTCCGACGACAAGATCATCCAACTGGTGCGCGAGTGCTTCGACCTGCGTCCGTACGCCATCACCACCATGCTCGACCTGCTGCACCCGATGTACCAGGAAACCGCAGCCTACGGCCACTTCGGCCGCGAGCCGCAGCAAAAGACCGTGGGTGACGACACCTTCACCACCTTCACCTGGGAACGCACCGACCGCGCCGCCGCCCTGCGCGACGCCGCCGGCCTGTAA
- the ligB gene encoding NAD-dependent DNA ligase LigB: MPYWLVLMLFTPLAHAEPCPDWPAQRAADEVAQLRQTLARWDDHYHRQGIALVADELYDQSRQRLQHLQGCFELPGQDNPLASAGGTIAHPFAHTGVAKLADESAVGQWLKGKQGVWIQPKVDGVAVSLVYRNGRLQQLLSRGDGTLGHDWSRHIPLLQRIPQQLPQALDAVFQGELYWRLEDHVQATDGSRNARGIVAGLMARKQLSPAEAAGIGLLVWDWPAGPATQGERLAGLEALGFPDSRRFSEAIDSLEQAAQWRQHWYRTPLPFATDGVILRQGSRPPAARWRAQPPYWLAAWKHPFSQALAEVREVRFRIGRTGRITPLLHLQPIQLDDRRISQVSLGSLARWQALDVRPGDQVAVSLAGLTIPRLESVVHRSPHRTAMAAPQAGDYHALSCWQASEGCQEQFLARLAWLGGKQGLGMPGLGPGTWRSLVQSGLVSSLDDWLGLTHEHLHEVSGIGQARTEKLLQSFAQSRQQPFERWLRALGVPAPSGLALGSDWGELASRNIEQWIAEPDIGPTRAGQLVAFFNHEQVQALALRLRNQQIEGF, from the coding sequence ATGCCGTACTGGTTAGTGCTAATGCTGTTCACCCCCCTGGCCCATGCCGAACCCTGCCCCGACTGGCCCGCGCAACGTGCAGCCGACGAAGTCGCGCAACTGCGCCAGACCCTCGCCCGTTGGGACGACCACTACCACCGCCAGGGCATCGCGCTGGTCGCTGACGAGCTCTATGACCAGAGCCGCCAGCGCCTGCAGCACCTGCAGGGCTGCTTCGAGCTGCCAGGCCAGGACAACCCGCTGGCTAGCGCAGGCGGCACCATTGCCCACCCGTTCGCGCATACCGGCGTTGCCAAGCTCGCCGATGAAAGCGCCGTGGGCCAGTGGCTTAAGGGCAAGCAGGGGGTGTGGATACAGCCCAAGGTGGATGGCGTGGCGGTATCACTGGTGTACCGCAACGGCCGACTGCAGCAACTGCTCAGCCGCGGCGATGGCACCTTGGGGCACGACTGGAGCCGGCACATCCCGCTGCTGCAACGTATACCGCAACAGCTGCCGCAGGCCCTGGATGCGGTGTTCCAGGGCGAGCTGTACTGGCGCCTGGAAGACCACGTGCAGGCCACCGACGGCAGCCGCAACGCCCGCGGCATCGTTGCCGGGCTGATGGCACGCAAACAATTGAGCCCGGCGGAGGCCGCCGGCATCGGCCTGTTGGTCTGGGACTGGCCTGCCGGCCCGGCAACCCAGGGCGAGCGTCTGGCCGGGCTCGAGGCGCTGGGCTTCCCCGACAGCCGGCGCTTCAGCGAGGCCATCGACTCGCTCGAACAGGCCGCGCAATGGCGCCAGCACTGGTATCGCACGCCCCTGCCCTTCGCCACCGACGGAGTGATTTTGCGCCAGGGCAGTCGCCCGCCGGCCGCACGCTGGCGGGCCCAGCCACCCTACTGGCTCGCCGCCTGGAAACACCCGTTCAGCCAGGCCCTGGCCGAGGTCCGCGAGGTGCGCTTTCGCATCGGCCGCACCGGGCGTATCACACCACTGCTGCATCTGCAGCCAATTCAGCTCGATGACCGGCGCATCAGCCAGGTCAGCCTGGGGTCGCTGGCCCGCTGGCAGGCGCTGGACGTGCGCCCCGGGGACCAGGTGGCGGTGAGTCTGGCCGGCCTGACCATCCCCCGGCTGGAAAGCGTGGTACACCGTAGCCCGCACCGCACAGCAATGGCCGCCCCGCAAGCCGGCGATTACCACGCCCTCAGTTGCTGGCAGGCCAGCGAGGGCTGCCAGGAGCAGTTCCTCGCCAGGTTGGCCTGGCTGGGTGGCAAACAAGGCCTGGGTATGCCAGGCCTAGGGCCCGGGACCTGGCGCAGCCTGGTGCAAAGCGGCCTGGTCAGCAGCCTGGATGACTGGCTGGGGCTAACCCACGAACACCTGCACGAGGTCTCGGGCATCGGCCAGGCCCGCACCGAAAAACTGCTGCAAAGCTTTGCCCAAAGCCGCCAGCAACCCTTCGAACGCTGGCTGCGCGCATTGGGTGTACCGGCGCCCAGCGGCCTTGCCCTGGGGTCCGACTGGGGCGAACTTGCCTCGCGAAACATCGAGCAATGGATTGCCGAACCCGACATTGGGCCCACCCGGGCCGGCCAATTGGTGGCCTTTTTCAACCACGAGCAGGTCCAGGCCCTGGCCTTGCGCCTGCGCAACCAGCAAATCGAGGGTTTCTAA
- a CDS encoding DUF1090 domain-containing protein, translating to MKLLSSLALSTLLGFAAGPLLAAEEQPALTGCAAKRQAISEQIEQARAHGNADQQAGLEKALAEVTEHCTDSGLRKEREQKVLDARHEVNQRTKDLDKAMKKGDPEKINKRKDKLAEAKKELQDAVDQLER from the coding sequence ATGAAACTGCTTTCGTCCCTTGCCTTGTCCACCCTGCTGGGCTTTGCTGCAGGCCCGTTGCTGGCCGCCGAAGAACAGCCGGCGCTGACCGGTTGCGCAGCCAAGCGCCAGGCCATCAGCGAGCAGATCGAACAGGCCCGCGCCCATGGCAACGCCGACCAGCAGGCCGGGCTGGAAAAGGCCCTGGCCGAAGTGACCGAACACTGCACCGACAGCGGCCTGCGCAAGGAGCGCGAGCAGAAGGTGCTCGACGCCCGCCACGAAGTGAACCAGCGCACCAAGGACCTGGACAAAGCCATGAAAAAGGGTGACCCGGAGAAGATCAACAAGCGCAAGGACAAGCTGGCCGAGGCCAAGAAAGAGCTGCAGGACGCAGTCGATCAACTCGAGCGCTGA
- a CDS encoding c-type cytochrome, translating into MFKRLTVVLLAALALTACDGVDPNSPLGQRKAIFKAMLKTSEDMGGMLRGRVPFDGAKFADGAVQLDALSHQPWQHFPQVRDEGDSSARADVWERQARFHDLARQLEGVTGELVDATHTQPLDAAQLKGPMDKVEAACKACHTEFRNH; encoded by the coding sequence ATGTTCAAGCGATTGACCGTAGTACTGCTGGCTGCCCTGGCCCTGACCGCCTGCGACGGTGTCGACCCCAACTCGCCGTTGGGCCAGCGCAAGGCGATCTTCAAGGCGATGCTCAAGACCAGCGAAGACATGGGCGGCATGCTGCGTGGCCGGGTACCGTTCGACGGGGCGAAGTTCGCCGATGGCGCGGTGCAGCTCGATGCGCTGTCCCACCAGCCTTGGCAGCATTTTCCCCAGGTGCGCGACGAGGGCGACAGCAGTGCCCGGGCCGATGTCTGGGAGCGCCAGGCGCGCTTTCATGACCTGGCCCGGCAGCTGGAGGGCGTGACCGGCGAACTGGTTGACGCTACCCATACCCAGCCGCTGGATGCGGCGCAGCTCAAGGGGCCGATGGACAAGGTCGAGGCGGCGTGCAAGGCGTGTCATACGGAGTTTCGCAACCACTGA
- the mltA gene encoding murein transglycosylase A, translated as MTSALRHLAWALPTLALLAGCNGGESTKPEPHAIATYADATWQDLPTVSDADLLAGFQAWRNGCEKLSRDPVWADTCSAAAGVPADPVQVRGFLQQNLQVHGLRSAENSANGLITGYYEPVYPGSLKRTDAAQVPVYGVPEDMIVVDLASVYPELKGKRLRGRIEGRVLKPYDTAEVINREGAKAPVLAWLTDPMDLQFLQIQGSGRVQLDGGRQLRLGYADQNGHPYRPIGRWLVEQGQLKKEDVTMGSIHAWAMANPQRVPELLASNPSYVFFSTRPDSNEGPRGSLNVPLTAGYSVAIDRKVIPLGSLLWLATTRPDGSPVVRPVGAQDTGGAITGEVRADLFWGTGPEAGELAGNMKQQGQIWMLWPKGKALPEVPKVP; from the coding sequence ATGACATCTGCATTGCGCCACCTCGCCTGGGCCCTGCCCACCCTGGCCCTGCTGGCCGGCTGCAACGGCGGCGAAAGCACCAAGCCCGAGCCCCACGCTATCGCCACCTACGCCGACGCCACCTGGCAGGACCTGCCGACGGTGAGCGATGCCGACCTGTTGGCCGGCTTCCAGGCTTGGCGCAACGGCTGTGAAAAACTCAGCCGCGACCCGGTCTGGGCCGATACCTGCAGCGCTGCTGCCGGCGTACCGGCAGACCCCGTGCAAGTGCGCGGCTTTTTGCAGCAGAACCTGCAGGTGCACGGCCTGCGCTCGGCCGAGAACAGCGCCAATGGCCTGATCACCGGCTACTACGAGCCGGTCTACCCCGGCAGCCTCAAGCGCACCGACGCAGCCCAGGTGCCGGTATACGGCGTGCCCGAGGACATGATCGTGGTGGACCTGGCCAGCGTGTACCCCGAGCTCAAGGGCAAGCGCCTGCGCGGGCGCATCGAGGGACGGGTGCTCAAGCCCTACGACACCGCCGAGGTGATCAACCGTGAAGGTGCCAAGGCACCGGTACTGGCCTGGCTGACCGACCCGATGGACCTGCAGTTCCTGCAGATCCAGGGCTCGGGGCGCGTGCAACTGGACGGCGGGCGCCAACTGCGCCTGGGCTATGCCGACCAGAACGGCCACCCCTACCGCCCCATCGGCCGCTGGCTGGTGGAGCAGGGCCAGTTGAAGAAGGAAGACGTGACCATGGGCAGCATCCACGCCTGGGCCATGGCCAACCCGCAGCGGGTGCCGGAGCTGCTGGCCAGCAACCCCAGCTATGTGTTCTTCAGCACCCGCCCGGACAGCAACGAAGGCCCGCGCGGTTCGCTCAACGTGCCGCTGACTGCCGGCTACAGCGTGGCCATCGACCGCAAGGTGATCCCCCTGGGCAGCCTGTTGTGGCTGGCCACCACCCGCCCGGACGGCAGCCCGGTGGTACGCCCAGTAGGGGCCCAGGACACCGGCGGCGCGATTACCGGCGAGGTGCGTGCCGACCTGTTCTGGGGCACCGGCCCCGAGGCTGGCGAGCTGGCCGGCAACATGAAGCAGCAGGGGCAGATCTGGATGCTCTGGCCCAAGGGCAAGGCGCTGCCTGAAGTACCCAAAGTGCCGTGA
- a CDS encoding MAPEG family protein: MTVALWCILIALCLPPLCALIAKVASGRFGLRDNHDPRAFLDTLSGLPRRAHAAQQNGYEAFPAFAAAVLVADIVGNAEQVTQDVLGVMYITSRLLFIICYLADWAALRSVVWFVGLALIVSFFVVSV; encoded by the coding sequence ATGACCGTCGCCCTGTGGTGCATCCTCATCGCTTTGTGCCTGCCGCCGCTGTGCGCCTTGATCGCCAAGGTGGCCAGCGGGCGTTTCGGCCTGCGCGACAACCACGACCCGCGGGCTTTCCTCGACACCCTGTCGGGCCTGCCGCGGCGCGCCCATGCGGCCCAGCAGAACGGCTACGAGGCGTTTCCGGCGTTTGCCGCGGCGGTGCTGGTGGCCGATATCGTCGGCAATGCCGAGCAGGTGACCCAGGATGTGCTGGGGGTGATGTACATCACCAGTCGGTTGCTGTTCATCATCTGCTACCTGGCTGACTGGGCGGCGTTGCGTTCGGTGGTGTGGTTCGTCGGGTTGGCGTTGATCGTGTCGTTCTTTGTGGTTTCGGTCTGA
- a CDS encoding EamA family transporter, translating to MLATSLVLVAALLHATWNTLIKFSAERLLVIASMDVVALVFAVAAVAFTEFPPAEIWPWLLASAFAEQLYRFLLIQAYRVGDLGLVYPLMRGLSPLVVLGLTLAFAGETLSSQQIIGILLIPCGMACLLWQGGGGERLPWSMLPVVALIGLCIGCYTWFDGQAVRLWGKPWDYLVWLTLLSAWPFPLLASIARRAPFVLFWRTQWKLGLAVGFCVLFSYALVLWAMHLGSVAEAAALRELSVILVVLLGMRYLKEPFGGPRLLACGLVLAGMLVMKL from the coding sequence GTGCTGGCAACCTCCCTCGTACTGGTCGCAGCCCTGCTGCACGCCACCTGGAACACCCTGATCAAGTTCAGCGCCGAGCGCCTGCTGGTGATCGCCAGCATGGACGTGGTGGCGCTGGTGTTCGCCGTGGCGGCGGTGGCCTTCACCGAGTTTCCGCCGGCCGAAATATGGCCCTGGCTGCTGGCCTCGGCCTTCGCCGAGCAGCTGTACCGCTTTTTGCTGATTCAGGCATACCGGGTCGGTGACCTGGGCCTGGTCTACCCGCTTATGCGCGGCCTGTCGCCATTGGTGGTGCTGGGCCTGACCCTGGCTTTCGCCGGCGAAACGCTGAGCAGCCAGCAGATCATCGGCATCCTGCTGATCCCCTGCGGCATGGCCTGCCTGCTATGGCAGGGCGGTGGCGGCGAGCGCCTGCCCTGGTCGATGCTGCCGGTGGTGGCGCTGATCGGCCTGTGCATCGGCTGCTACACCTGGTTCGACGGCCAGGCTGTGCGCCTGTGGGGCAAACCATGGGATTACCTGGTATGGCTGACCCTGCTCAGTGCCTGGCCGTTCCCGTTGCTGGCCAGCATTGCCCGGCGCGCGCCGTTCGTGCTGTTCTGGCGCACCCAGTGGAAGCTGGGCTTGGCGGTGGGCTTTTGCGTATTGTTCAGCTATGCCCTGGTGCTGTGGGCCATGCACCTGGGCTCGGTGGCCGAGGCGGCCGCACTGCGCGAGTTGAGCGTTATCCTGGTGGTGCTGCTGGGCATGCGCTACCTCAAAGAACCTTTTGGCGGGCCGAGACTCCTAGCTTGCGGGCTGGTACTGGCCGGCATGCTGGTGATGAAGCTCTGA
- a CDS encoding cation:proton antiporter — MLELVAAFICLTTLLTYVNYRFIGLPPAIGVMVTALLFSLILQGLSLIGFPGLEERVEGLMNQIDFNDLLMHWMLSFLLFAGALHVNLTDLRSYRWPIGLLATFGVLIATVVIGYLAHWVFAMFGWNVPMIYCLLFGALISPTDPIAVLGALRTANAPKPLKTTIVGESLFNDGTAVVVFTVLLGIIQLGETPSAYDTAVLFAREAIGGVVFGGLIGYATYRMIKSVEQYQVEVMLTLALVIGGSAMCYELHVSAPIAMVVAGLIIGNLGRNLAMNDMTRRYMDGFWELIDDMLNALLFALIGLELLLLPFNWLHLAAGGVLAVAVLLSRLLTVAPAIVLLRRWRAVPQGTVRVLTWGGLRGGVSVALALSLPMGDERDLLLSITYIVVLSSILVQGLTIGKVVRRVSQQA, encoded by the coding sequence ATGCTTGAATTAGTTGCCGCGTTTATTTGCCTCACCACCCTCCTCACCTACGTCAACTACCGCTTCATCGGCTTGCCGCCGGCCATCGGCGTGATGGTCACGGCGCTGTTGTTCTCGCTGATTCTGCAGGGGTTGAGCCTGATCGGCTTCCCCGGGCTTGAAGAGCGCGTCGAAGGGCTGATGAACCAGATCGACTTCAACGACCTGCTGATGCACTGGATGCTGTCGTTCCTGCTGTTCGCCGGCGCCCTGCACGTCAACCTGACTGACCTGCGCAGCTACCGCTGGCCGATCGGCCTGCTGGCCACCTTTGGCGTGCTGATCGCCACCGTGGTGATCGGCTACCTGGCGCACTGGGTGTTCGCGATGTTCGGCTGGAACGTGCCGATGATCTATTGCCTGCTGTTCGGCGCGCTGATCTCGCCCACCGACCCGATCGCCGTGCTGGGTGCGCTGCGTACCGCCAACGCGCCCAAGCCACTGAAGACCACCATCGTCGGTGAGTCGCTGTTCAACGACGGCACTGCGGTGGTGGTGTTCACCGTACTGCTGGGCATCATCCAGCTGGGCGAGACCCCCAGCGCCTACGACACCGCCGTGCTGTTCGCCCGCGAGGCCATTGGCGGCGTGGTTTTCGGCGGCCTGATCGGCTACGCCACCTACCGCATGATCAAGAGCGTCGAGCAGTACCAGGTGGAGGTGATGCTGACCCTGGCGCTGGTGATCGGCGGTTCGGCCATGTGCTACGAACTGCACGTGTCGGCGCCGATCGCCATGGTGGTGGCCGGCCTGATCATCGGCAACCTGGGGCGTAACCTGGCGATGAACGACATGACCCGTCGCTACATGGACGGTTTCTGGGAGCTGATCGACGACATGCTCAACGCCCTGCTGTTCGCCCTGATCGGCCTGGAGCTGTTGCTGCTGCCGTTCAACTGGCTGCACCTGGCAGCGGGCGGCGTACTGGCGGTAGCGGTGCTGCTGTCGCGCCTGCTGACCGTGGCCCCGGCCATCGTGCTGCTGCGCCGCTGGCGCGCGGTGCCGCAAGGTACGGTACGGGTACTGACCTGGGGTGGCCTGCGCGGCGGGGTTTCGGTAGCCCTGGCCCTGTCGCTGCCGATGGGCGATGAACGTGACCTGCTGCTGTCGATCACCTACATCGTGGTGCTGTCGTCGATCCTGGTGCAAGGTTTGACCATTGGCAAGGTGGTGCGCCGGGTCAGCCAGCAGGCCTGA
- a CDS encoding acyl-CoA thioesterase: MNFHTRKWVKPEDLNPNGTLFGGSLLRWIDEEAAIYAIVQLGNQRVVTKYMSEINFVSASRQGDIIELGITATEFGRTSITLKCEVRNKITRKSILTVDKMVFVNLGEDGLPAAHGRTEIKYVQDQFPDSAVE; the protein is encoded by the coding sequence ATGAACTTTCACACCCGCAAGTGGGTAAAACCCGAAGACCTCAACCCCAACGGCACGCTGTTCGGCGGCAGCCTGCTGCGCTGGATCGACGAAGAAGCGGCGATCTACGCCATCGTCCAGCTGGGCAACCAGCGCGTGGTGACCAAGTACATGTCGGAGATCAACTTCGTCAGCGCCTCGCGCCAGGGCGACATCATCGAGCTGGGCATCACCGCCACCGAGTTCGGCCGCACCTCCATCACCCTCAAGTGCGAAGTGCGCAACAAGATCACCCGCAAGAGCATCCTCACCGTCGACAAGATGGTGTTCGTCAACCTGGGTGAAGATGGCTTGCCAGCGGCCCACGGGCGTACCGAGATCAAGTACGTGCAGGACCAGTTCCCGGATTCTGCGGTCGAGTAG
- the ahcY gene encoding adenosylhomocysteinase codes for MSAVNTPAGFTDFKVADISLAAWGRRETIIAESEMPALMGLRRKYLTEQPLKGAKILGCIHMTIQTAVLIETLVALGAEVRWSSCNIFSTQDQAAASIAAAGIPVFAWKGETEEEYEWCLEQTILKDGQPWDANMILDDGGDLTELLHKKYPQVLDRVHGVTEETTTGVHRLLDMLAKGELKVPAINVNDSVTKSKNDNKYGCRHSLNDAIKRGTDHLLSGKQALVIGYGDVGKGSAQSLRQEGMIVKVTEVDPICAMQACMDGFELVSPFIDGVNDGTEASIDKALLGKVDLIVTTTGNVNVCDANMLKALKKRAVVCNIGHFDNEIDTAFMRKNWAWEEVKPQVHKIHRTGAGEFDPQNDDYLILLAEGRLVNLGNATGHPSRIMDGSFANQVLAQIFLFEQKYADLSAEKKAERLTVEVLPKKLDEEVALEMVRGFGGVVTKLTKQQADYIGVTVEGPFKPHAYRY; via the coding sequence ATGAGCGCTGTAAACACGCCTGCCGGTTTTACCGACTTCAAAGTCGCTGACATCTCCCTGGCCGCCTGGGGTCGTCGCGAAACCATCATCGCCGAATCGGAAATGCCTGCACTGATGGGCCTGCGTCGCAAGTACCTGACCGAGCAGCCGCTCAAGGGTGCGAAGATCCTGGGCTGCATCCACATGACCATCCAGACTGCCGTGCTGATCGAAACCCTGGTTGCCCTGGGTGCCGAAGTGCGCTGGTCGTCCTGCAACATCTTCTCGACTCAAGACCAGGCCGCAGCTTCGATCGCCGCTGCCGGCATCCCGGTGTTCGCCTGGAAAGGCGAAACCGAAGAAGAGTACGAGTGGTGCCTGGAGCAGACCATCCTCAAAGATGGCCAGCCATGGGACGCCAACATGATCCTCGACGACGGCGGTGACCTGACCGAGCTGCTGCACAAGAAGTACCCGCAGGTACTGGACCGCGTGCACGGCGTGACCGAAGAAACCACCACCGGCGTGCACCGCCTGCTGGACATGCTGGCCAAGGGCGAGCTGAAAGTCCCGGCGATCAACGTCAACGATTCGGTCACCAAGAGCAAGAACGACAACAAGTACGGCTGCCGTCACAGCCTGAACGACGCCATCAAGCGCGGTACCGACCACCTGCTGTCGGGCAAGCAGGCCCTGGTGATCGGCTACGGTGACGTGGGCAAGGGCTCGGCCCAGTCGCTGCGTCAGGAAGGCATGATCGTCAAGGTCACCGAAGTCGACCCGATCTGCGCCATGCAGGCCTGCATGGACGGCTTCGAGCTGGTCTCGCCGTTCATCGACGGCGTCAACGACGGCACCGAGGCAAGCATCGACAAGGCCCTGCTGGGCAAAGTCGACCTGATCGTCACCACCACCGGTAACGTCAATGTCTGCGACGCCAACATGCTCAAGGCCCTGAAAAAGCGCGCCGTGGTGTGCAACATCGGCCACTTCGACAACGAAATCGACACCGCTTTCATGCGCAAGAACTGGGCATGGGAAGAGGTCAAGCCGCAGGTACACAAGATCCACCGTACCGGCGCTGGCGAGTTCGACCCGCAGAACGACGACTACCTGATCCTGCTGGCCGAAGGCCGCCTGGTGAACCTGGGCAACGCCACTGGCCACCCAAGCCGCATCATGGACGGCTCGTTCGCCAACCAGGTGCTGGCGCAGATCTTCCTGTTCGAGCAGAAGTACGCCGACCTGTCGGCCGAGAAGAAAGCCGAGCGTCTGACCGTTGAAGTACTGCCGAAGAAGCTCGACGAAGAAGTGGCCCTGGAAATGGTCCGCGGCTTCGGTGGCGTGGTCACCAAGCTGACCAAGCAGCAGGCCGACTACATCGGCGTGACCGTCGAAGGCCCGTTCAAGCCGCACGCCTACCGCTACTAA